A stretch of the Cyprinus carpio isolate SPL01 chromosome B4, ASM1834038v1, whole genome shotgun sequence genome encodes the following:
- the LOC109065127 gene encoding nuclear pore complex protein Nup50-like, translating into MAKRIAEKELTDRNWDQEDEGEEAGMFSIASEDVMKNRAIKKARRRNAGAEGESGGSFKAFKGFSLTSATGTTSFSSFGNGAGFKPLSSLTNGSVASVAPSFAGFNVPTSAKTNSGPLTFNSSNPSKPTDGDVTSNGSAPSSKEYNRQLTALNCSVRDWITKHVNDNPLCDLNPIFRDYERHLASIEKKYGSCAPESGAESTSFGGEQKQLQTSRTTASVSGMSAAVSASVSSATPQLFSFKDKDAAEADKPAAAAPPGVSFNFGQKVDSSVLGALASSGAPSFSFSSSSGVSVFGTAISSVSPAVSSSLNAASNSQTADENGEESEEPPVPVVKEIKEKDAFYSKKCKLFYKKDGEFKEKGVGTLHLKMVAESKLQLLVRADTNLGNILLNIMVPSSMPCSRTGKNNVMVVCVPNPPVDDKNPSTPVPLLIRVKTAEDADELHQILQEKKA; encoded by the exons ATGGCCAAGCGGATTGCTGAAAAAGAGTTGACGGACAGGAACTGGGATCAGGAAGATGAAGGCGAGGAG GCAGGAATGTTTTCAATTGCGAGTGAGGATGTGATGAAGAATCGCGCCATCAAGAAAGCCAGGCGTCGTAACGCAGGAGCAGAG GGAGAGAGTGGAGGTTCTTTCAAAGCGTTTAAGGGGTTCTCTCTGACCTCGGCCACAGGGACGACATCATTCTCCAGCTTCGGTAATGGCGCTGGTTTCAAACCTCTATCCAGCCTGACCAATGGCAGCGTAGCATCGGTGGCCCCATCCTTTGCTGGTTTTAATGTTCCCACATCTGCTAAAACTAACAGTG GTCCCTTAACGTTCAACAGCTCCAACCCCTCCAAACCCACAGACGGTGATGTCACCTCTAATGGCTCCGCCCCCAGCAGTAAAGAATACAACCGGCAGCTCACCGCACTGAACTGCTCTGTGCGTGACTGGATCACCAAGCATGTCAATGACAACCCTCTGTGCGACCTCAACCCCATCTTCCGTGACTACGAGCGACACCTGGCCAGCATCGAGAAGAAATATGGCAGCTGCGCACCAGAAAGTGGGGCGGAGAGCACGTCTTTTGGAGGGGAACAGAAGCAGCTTCAGACGAGCAGAACAACTGCTTCTGTTTCTGGCATGAGTGCTGCTGTGAGTGCATCTGTCAGCAGTGCAACGCCACAGCTCTTTTCATTTAAAGACAAGGATGCTGCTGAAGCAGACAAACCAGCAGCTGCAGCTCCTCCAGGCGTCTCCTTTAATTTTGGCCAGAAGGTGGACAGCTCTGTGCTTGGCGCACTTGCGTCCAGCGGAGCACCATCGTTCTCGTTTTCCTCCTCTTCAGGCGTGTCTGTGTTTGGAACAGCGATCAGTAGCGTCAGTCCTGCGGTGTCATCCTCTCTGAATGCAGCCAGCAACAGCCAGACTGCAG ATGAGAATGGGGAGGAATCAGAGGAACCACCTGTTCCTGTGGTGAAAGAGATCAAGGAGAAAGATGCCTTCTACTCCAAAAA GTGTAAGTTGTTCTATAAGAAGGACGGAGAGTTTAAGGAGAAGGGGGTTGGAACACTGCATCTTAAGATGGTGGCTGAGAGCAAACTTCAGCTTTTGGTGCGAGCCGACACCAACCTGG ggaaCATCTTGTTGAACATCATGGTGCCCTCTTCCATGCCCTGCTCACGAACTGGCAAAAACAACGTGATGGTGGTGTGCGTGCCAAACCCTCCCGTGGATGACAAGAACCCCAGCACGCCCGTCCCACTGCTCATACGTGTGAAAACAGCAGAGGACGCAGACGAGCTGCATCAAATCCTGCAAGAGAAAAAAGCCTAA